GCAACTTTTGGTGCTTTAGCAACTTTTGCTTTTGGTTTAGCTTTGACTACTATTTCCTCTTCAATTTCTGGTTGAGATTTTGCAATTGTTTTTGCTTCAATAGAATCAGCTTCTACTCTAGCACGAAGTTTTGCTTTGTATTTCAGGTTTCGTGGTTTTGTTCTTAATCTGTATCCACAACATGGACACCAAAGACCTTCCCATTTGATGAATATTTCACAAATTTGACATCGACGTTGTCCAGAAGCATATCTTCCGGTTCCGACAGGCTTTTGAGCCTTGTATCTAACGCAAATTCCTTTACAAGTCATCTTAGTAATTTATTATAGAATTCATAACTATATAAGGATGGATAGATAATTTTTTCAAAATATTAATAAGAAATATGAAATAATTTTAAGTTATAATGCGATCAATGTTATTTGTTTGCAAGAAAAACACAAAATCTTCAATAAATATGTATAGCTAATTTGACATTAATTTTTTAAGAAATTATTCGTATTTATAATTAAAAAATGGAGATAAAGATCGAATTTTCATTAAAAAATCATCCAGTTATTGAAAGTGGTAAAATTGAATAACGAAATCCTTCTCTTTGAGAGATATATTTTGCAGAGAGCATATCACGTTTTCCTCTTTGATTAAAATTTTTAATTTTTAAACTGGTTTTATGTTCATCAACAAACTCTAATTCAAAAGAAGAACAAAATTTCAGATTCAGCATATTTACTATTTCATTTGCAATGTTCATGTTGCCATTGCCTATTTTGACTATTTTTCGTCTGGCTCGTAGACCTCCTAAAATTTTGATAATATGTAATACTAATTCTTCAACAGATGAATTAAAAGAGCTTTCAATTTCTCTTCCATAATAAAATACAGAGAGACCAATAATTTGACCAGGATCAATTCCAATGATTAGATCTTGTTCATAACCCATGGATAATTTTTGAATCATTAATCCACGAATTACTGTGGGATGTTCTTCGAGTATATCCTCATGTAACATAGGTTTTTCACATTCCAATGGAGCTTCTTTTCTAGTAGTCAAAACTAAATCTCCATCATAATTTAGGATGTCTTCTGGAAGTATAGAATCAAACGATATGTTCAAAGCCTTCAAGGAAATGGAAAATCTATAATATGGTTTACCGTACGTAGTAGCAAGTCCAATACGAGAGTTCAGTAATGGATCGATGTTAAAGTTAAACAAAATATCTGATTTAGGTTTATGCCTTCAAAACAGTTGACACGACATGTTTCACTGCTTCATCAAAATGAGCATCAATATTGGATTGAATTTCAGATAGTTTAGATTTGCCTTCTTTAGTAATTTTTTCAGATTCTACAGCAGCTTTTGATTTTGAAGCATTGATGATATTTTCAGCCTCTTTTGTAGCCATTTCTCGTGTTTTTTCTAAAAGTTTATCAATTTCATTTATTGCTTTCACCGAGAGCTGTTTTTTCATATCAGCCACTTTACCGTTAAGTGAGTCTAGATTATCCTCCAAGCCATTTAGTGATTGAATAATTCCAGTTACTTTAGATTCGGCCATACTACTCATAATGTTATTTTTTCAAATCCATTACTTAAATCATTCATTTTATGGGTGTTTTTAGGCATAAATAAGAATGAGATATCATCCAGAAGTCAAAAGAAGTATTGCTCTAGCCAGATCGCCTTTGGCTTCTTCTAGAGCAGTTTTAGCCTTTTCTTCATCCACACCAGCTTGCTGACTTACTAGCTGAATATCTTCTTCAGAAAATATTGGAACTTCTAATTCTCGTTCTTCATAACTATCGGCAGTAACTGTGAAAATAGAATTATCCTTAGCCTTCATTTCTGTTACAGATGGTTTTGAAACAATGATCTCTTTTTTATCAGTCTTAATTATTACTTCTTGAACATTTGGGATCTCTTTCATATCAAGACCCATTTTATCCATCATTCTTCGCATTTCACGATTTCCACCGCGCATCATAATGTTGATTCTCCTCTATGACTTTTTAAACTATCTCTAACCCTGACAGCCATTCCTCTATTAAAATCAGAAATCATTTCAGAAGACAATACTGCTTTTCCTACTGCAATTACTTTATTTTTATAAAGTACTGGAGTATCAGATGCAATTCGTATATTTTTGCCACACCATACAACATGTTTACAGAAAACGGATTTTCCATCTTGAACAAATGGTGCTGCTTCCTGATTAACTTCTAAACAATTTTCTTTGAATTTTTTGCTTTTTAACAAAATCTGAGCAAAATAGGGACTAATAGCCAAGCCCCCATCGATTCTCAATGTACATAGTAATTTGCCTTTTTCAGATACAGTTTTAATTCTACCAGTTTTTCTTGAGAATACAATTTCAATATTTTTAGGTAGGTACTTTGAAACTCCACTTCCAAATAATGCATCAAGTGTGTACTTTAATTTCAGAGTTTGATCCACTTATACAATAGATAAATTTCGGAATATTAGTTCAATGCAAGTATATATTGTTAGAGATAAACTATATAGATTGTAATCTTTAACATAGTTTATGGATGAAAAGGAAGAAACAAGAAAAATTCAATTTACAGGTAAATCATCATACATAGTTTCATTACCAAAACAATGGATTATGGATCTTGGTCTTAAACAAGGAGACCAAATTAGAATGGTAAGAAAAGATTCATCAACATTAGAGATTTATCCGCCAAAATTTGAAACTAGATCTCAAAAGAAAGAAGATGCCACAATTGAGATAGAAGATGAAGAGACATTTGCAATTGTAAGAAAATTAATTTCATTGTATTTTTTAGGGTATAAAACAATCAACATAAAACCAAAAAGTGGAAGGCTTAATCCCAATCAAAGAAATGCTGTAAAAGAAGCTGTAAAAAGAATGTTGATGGGTTCTGAAATAATATCAGATTCCAGTAGTGGAATTACAATTCAAGTTCTTGTTAATTTACTAGAACTTAGTGTCGATGGTGCAATCAAACGTATGATTCATCTAGCAAAATCAATGTCAAATGATGCAATTTTAGCAATGAGTGAAAATAATTTAGAATTAGCCCGTGAAGTAATCAATACTGATGATGAGGTAGACAGATTTGGATTTTATATTATCAGACAGTTAAAAATTGCAATTCAAAATGAACATATGTTAAAAGAAATGGGTTTTAAAAATGCTAGAGATTGTCTTGGATATAGATTAGTAGTAAAAAATATTGAAAGAACTGGAGATCATGCGGTGCTTATAGCAAATGACATAATAGAATTTAAAAAACCAGTAAAGAAAGAGATCGTAGAAAAAATTCATGATATGAACGAATTTGCATTATCGGTTTTAGATGATTCATGTCTAGCATTATTCAAAGAAGATTATGTCCAAGCTGAAAAAACAATTGAGAAGACAAATGAGATTGTAAAATATGAGAAAAGAGTAAGAGATGCATCAAAATCGCTTAAAGATGATGAAGAGATCTATAGAATTCGACGAATGACTGAAAACATAAGGCGAATATCAGAGTATGCTAGCGATATAGCAGAAATTGTTCTCAATATGAATATAGAAAAATCATTAAAAAAGACTACTACGTAATTATGCCTAAAACAGACATAAAAAAACAATAATTTTTGTATTAAAATAATTAGTGAAGCTTTAACTTGAGCAACACATGGCATTATAATAAATAAAATGAATTCTGCAATACTAATCACATATGATAAAGAAGATGCAGTTACTGAAGCTATTGGATTATGTGATGCAGCAGGAATACGAGTAATTCATACAATAAAACAACATTTTCTGAAAAAACCAAAATATGGAATAGGTGGAGGGGTATTAGAAAAATTAATAGAAATTGCAGATAAGCTCAAACCAGATGTTATTGTTTTTGATGAAATATTAAAACCAAGTCAAAATTACAATCTAGCTTCAGCATTGCATAGAGAGATTCTAGATAGAGAAGCACTTATTCTAGAAATTTTTGAAACTAGAGCGTCAAGTGCCGAATCTAAATTGCAAGTCAAATTAGCTCAACTGCGATATGAATTGGTTAGAGCTAAAGAAAAAGTACGACTTTCTAGTATGGGGGAACAACCAGGGTTTATGGGAATAGGAAAATTTGAGATTGATGTGTATCATGATGATATTAAACATAGAATGCAATCAATAAAATCAAAACTTGAAAAAGCTGGAAAACAAAGAGAGCTTCACAGACAAGGAAGAAAAAGACTTGGATTTAAAACCATTTCACTTGCAGGATATACTTCATCTGGAAAAACAACATTGTTTAATAAAATTACAGGTGAATCTAAAGAACAAAGTAAAAGTCTATTCACTACTCTTTCTACAACTACAAGGAGATTTTCTATAGACCAAGAACCATTTTTAATTGCAGATACAGTTGGGTTCATCAGTAAATTACCTGCATATATGATTGATGCATTCAAATCTACCTTAGAGGAATTAATTCATACAGATATCATAATAGTTGTAATTGACATT
Above is a genomic segment from Nitrosarchaeum sp. containing:
- a CDS encoding nascent polypeptide-associated complex protein, yielding MMRGGNREMRRMMDKMGLDMKEIPNVQEVIIKTDKKEIIVSKPSVTEMKAKDNSIFTVTADSYEERELEVPIFSEEDIQLVSQQAGVDEEKAKTALEEAKGDLARAILLLTSG
- a CDS encoding PUA domain-containing protein codes for the protein MDQTLKLKYTLDALFGSGVSKYLPKNIEIVFSRKTGRIKTVSEKGKLLCTLRIDGGLAISPYFAQILLKSKKFKENCLEVNQEAAPFVQDGKSVFCKHVVWCGKNIRIASDTPVLYKNKVIAVGKAVLSSEMISDFNRGMAVRVRDSLKSHRGESTL
- a CDS encoding phosphate uptake regulator PhoU; protein product: MDEKEETRKIQFTGKSSYIVSLPKQWIMDLGLKQGDQIRMVRKDSSTLEIYPPKFETRSQKKEDATIEIEDEETFAIVRKLISLYFLGYKTINIKPKSGRLNPNQRNAVKEAVKRMLMGSEIISDSSSGITIQVLVNLLELSVDGAIKRMIHLAKSMSNDAILAMSENNLELAREVINTDDEVDRFGFYIIRQLKIAIQNEHMLKEMGFKNARDCLGYRLVVKNIERTGDHAVLIANDIIEFKKPVKKEIVEKIHDMNEFALSVLDDSCLALFKEDYVQAEKTIEKTNEIVKYEKRVRDASKSLKDDEEIYRIRRMTENIRRISEYASDIAEIVLNMNIEKSLKKTTT
- the hflX gene encoding GTPase HflX, which encodes MNSAILITYDKEDAVTEAIGLCDAAGIRVIHTIKQHFLKKPKYGIGGGVLEKLIEIADKLKPDVIVFDEILKPSQNYNLASALHREILDREALILEIFETRASSAESKLQVKLAQLRYELVRAKEKVRLSSMGEQPGFMGIGKFEIDVYHDDIKHRMQSIKSKLEKAGKQRELHRQGRKRLGFKTISLAGYTSSGKTTLFNKITGESKEQSKSLFTTLSTTTRRFSIDQEPFLIADTVGFISKLPAYMIDAFKSTLEELIHTDIIIVVIDINDSLLELRKKFASCMRTLSELGVEMDRIIFALNKSDLLKAEEIEEKIEILNLKDYKKRITISAKTGHNLTELKNLIKAIIQNQKSPEYKKETSIGFDNTYGN